Genomic window (Magnolia sinica isolate HGM2019 chromosome 6, MsV1, whole genome shotgun sequence):
TTGTGCCATGGTCGGACACCATGGATCATCTGATCGGTGTGATATTTGAATCATCAGTAATTCATGGTCAGGTTTACAGGATGAAAGGTTCTGATCGCTGCACCCCACATTTGTTAATCTTTGCTCCCTTCTTGAGATTCTACTATCTTCTACATTTTGGATATACAGAACGATGAGTTGAATTCGATCATGTGGACAGTCTGATCAatcgatctggactgtccatataGTCTAACACACTCTTCATGGGGTACCATGCAAGAAATACACTGACCAGACAATCATATTCATTTGTTCTCTGGTCTACTGACTCGAAATGTTACATAGAATTATGAATTATGGTGTTTGGGTACTCAGCATTTTTCTCAATTCATTGTTCCCCAAGCGTCCAATGTCCTGTGTTTGGACATCcaactgaattgaattgcaatacttCGATTGACAAAAATTCAGTAAGCTTATTGCAATTTCTAGCATCCACAGTGTCGTCCTCGAATTACAATCATGTTCCTCTCATGTCCATCTTGAAATTACCATGATTGTGATTTGTAGCCTAGTCCGTCAGTGCAAATATATAGGTTggtaattacaatttggtcataTTGCAATTTTTTTCAATAGTGCGTCCAAATGGAAAATGAGACTAACCTCTATATAATGTAATTTGCAGGAAGAAGACAAGGCGAAACTAGTCGAGGAGACGGGTTTGCAGCTAAAACAAATCAATAACTGGTTTATCAACCAAAGAAAGCGAAACTGGCACAGCAATTCTCAATCCATGACGGCTTTAAAGTCAAAGCGCAAACGGTAGATCGATATTTCTCATTTCTTTCCACACATTGAATGAGAAATCAGAGGTGTACATTTTGCAGGTAGTAGATGTTGTATAAGTACAAGGATGAATGATTCGAGCCAAACATCGAAACAACCCATCTGGCCTTGTCTGAAATATCGAAATTTCAGCTTGAATATAGAAAATGTAATGAGGAATGTTACTTGCAGACGCGCAGCTGCTGCTGCTAAACCCAGATGCTACACCATGTGCAAGATCAGGCCAGTCTCGTCATCAGGTGGGGCATGCATGTATGCCGAATATGGACCATTGGTTCGACCTTTTCGACTGTCATTTCTTGTATGAATATGTGGTTTTGATGAGCAGAATTTCATATTTGTTGGGCCAGGGCATattaatcatgtggtccacttgatgaagaGCTTGAATTCGTGCACGTTTGCCATGTTGGCATGTCTGGGGACTAGAGATGCATGTCTGCAAATCGCATTCCTTGAATGTAATATATGTGCTTACATTGTCATATGTATTCAGGTTTCTGTATAAAGATTTTAGGTCACTGAATATAGTCCATAGATCATCATGTCCACAAATGGTTCTCTTTTTTTAATGGTCTCTATCATCctgaaatagaatattaagctaaAACTCAGAAAAAAGATCCATTCCAATGATGTAAATTCCAAACTACCACTGTTTAGAAACTGAATTGAGTACTTGATATGAACTAACCGAGTTACTTGACTCAGTGACGACTCGGATCGAAAGAGAGGATCAATACAGTTTCATCCAgacaccaaaaagaaaaagagaaaaaaaaaaacgaaatttGGGTATTGGAATGACTCAATTGAGTTTTAAACACTGATCCAAACACATAAAGCAAATGATCGAAGGTGACAATTCACATTGGGAAAGCTTGAATGGAATTTGTGGtgtttggcattggagttgagatGTTGGTTTGGAGCTCCCAATCTTTAATAAATTCAGTGATTTTGGTATGTGATTTTTGAGTTTGTTTAAATGGGTTATGGCTGCATTTTGAAAGTGCGCAAGGCGGCGTTGTATCCAATTTGCAATGTGCCCATTGTTGGACATGggcatgtggggctcacttgtaAGCAActactagtgggtgggtcctacATACCTTTTTCACTGCCTCTCTTTCAGGATTTTGAAATTCAAAGATAAACTTTATCATATCCAACCTCATCCGTTATTTCTCAAACTCTGTTATATAAATTGAAAAATACCTTCCAATAACATCAagcaattacaaatacaagaaacCTTAAGGAGAAAATAAGCGATAGTGAATTTGTGTCCATGTAGCATGTTTCTTAAACAATTCAAGTTGTATATCGTAATCCGAGGCCATCTATACCATAAATTTAGAGAGATGATTAGACCCATCTACTCCAGTAATAATTAAGTGGACCGCCGAACCTACACTGTTTATCACCGACTTTTGTAAAAGTCTTATATAATGTAGAGCATCAGATCCTGACGGCTCACTCTTTCGCGCCGGCTTTCACCCATGTGGGTGGTTCGTAAGACAGATTTTGGAATGCCGATTCCATACATGGAAGAATGAATTTTCTATGAGCTTGCTACTCAAGGTATAAGGATCAATCTCGGGTGCACTGACTATTTGAGCAATTCACCATTCCATTGCGAGTTTAGTAATTCTGAACGAATGTTCTCAAGAAGACTCTAGTGGTGTTTGGATCCACTATCGAATTGAATTATTCCATTGTGAATCTAGGAATTCCAAATGCATGTGCTCAAGAAGACTCTGGTGGCATTTGGATCCGCTATTGAATCAAATCAAACCAACTAGCCTAGtgaagtggaaataaccaaattgtgatTTCCTTCACATACATTTTGATGGTCTTGCCCCTAAATTGCAATTGGGATTGGGGACTAGTGCCTTGTTATGAATACTAGAAATTAGATGTTGTCATCTCCTCTTGAGCAATTcaaattcaattcacttgtgcatccaaacactgccTCAAGTAATAAGATTTAAAGCAGGTTATGGGGATGGGATGCCCACCATAGGTTTATATGCGGGACCTACCATAGAATGTATCTTTCATCACAtgaagttaaaggttttaggagcaattttacattgttcacaTTGATGTGGCCATTGGAGTATTTTCTCAGCCAAATATGTAGTTTTGTTCActagatgaacggagtagatttgacacatacaacatggtgtgaCCCATAGAACTTAGAGTGTTTAAACAGGTGTTGTATTCTATTCCGGTCCCATGGTTGTTGCACTATCTTCAGTTAAGTGTGGACTTTTGacaaaattttttatatatttttataaccACCTATTTGTAGGCCATTGATCAAGGAGTTATGATCTTTCAACGTGGAAGATTTTGGAAGCATCCCCCATGGACTGTGTTTCCCAACATATCAATGGTTTTGATCACTCAAACGTGGCCTGACATGTTTGGAATCCATAGTGATGATTTTGCCGTCTGCGTGTAGTTTGTTGAtttagtcccacatcggaaacAAAAAACACTTCTAAATGCTTTATAACTGTAAATTATCAGTCACAGAAGTTCCctcctactcttttttttttattattttatttttattttagttagaGAATTTTCCAGGTTCCAAAACCCTACAATGGTCAGGATCGTCCATCATAAGAAGCACAGATAAATGAACGagggcccatgtgatggacgaTCCAGATCAATGATCCTACCTTTTCTTGCTATAGGCAATACTGTAGTTGTATTAGTTTATGGTTAATTTATTCAATGGGGGGAGTTGCACGTAATCCGGGTAAAccaaagttctgtggggcccaccaaagatgtggatgtgacatccactccgtccatcaattttcccGGATCATGCTGGGatgtgattccaaaaatgagacagaactaaaactcaagtgagccacatgcagaagaaaacttcttgaggcccacTGCGATCTTCATATACTATCCTGATCCACAACTTCTGTGGCTtccagtaaggtttcaatggtaggcatttacttttcattgtttcttgtggtgtggcccactcaagttttgTATTACCTATTTTGGAATTCCATACGAAAATGAtcggtgaaactgatggacggagtggatatcacacCGACATCTCACTGTGGgcgccacatcattttagggcttgattccaaaaatgaggcagatctaaatctcaggtggaccacaccaccggaaaacaGTAGTGAATGGATGACCATCATTAAAAAgccaggcccactgtaatgtttatttgacatacaacctgttgattatatcatacagacccagatggagggaaaaatatcagcttcatcaaaaacttcagtcgcccccaagaagtttttaatgctgggcattcactcaacactgttttctgtgatgttgcgatgtggtccacttgagatttggatctacctaatttttagactcatgccataaaatgatatggaaaaattgatggacggcgtggatgaaacacatacatcatgacaggGCTCACAAAGCACTGACCAGTAGCCAAACCGTATCCAGATGGTGGGGACTGGAACGTTTTCACCTTGAAACTTCTCGTGAGAATTTGAATTGAAAGTATCTTCCCGACATTCTCATCCAAACATCTCGCGAGATTTTGTAGTATTTCTTGCACGCACGATCCACGACCGATACGAACATCAAAATGAAAACCTGCAGGCACGTTCTTTTCTCAATTTCCAAAATACCCTCATCCTCCCACCACAACAACCAACTTCCCCGCATTTAGTAAAGGATATTTCCGTCTTTTCCCCTTAATTAATTTATCGCATTTTAATCTACATTTAGAAGctatttatgtatatatatacataaatggTATGTGTGCATGCAACCCATTGCACAGTACATTCAAGTAGTAAAAACATGCCTTCCTCATGTTGGTCATGGACCCTTGCTCTCTTCCTTATGTGCTCAATCATGACAATCAAATCAACAGTGGCAGTCTCCGTGTTTCGGCCTAGCGCATGGTCCCTGGCCCACGCTACGTTCTACGGCGACGAGACCGCATCCCAAACCATGGGTTTGTATTTCTCATAGCCTACTGCATAGTAGTGTATTAGGAGGTTATGTGCATTGTAGTGAATTTCATAGAGACCATTTTGGTATTGTACCGTTACGACGGCCAATAATCGTTGTATTGGTAACGTCATGGTATTACTGTTGTAGTTTGTAGTGGAATTCAGAGCCTTGATGCAGTTTCTAAAACTAATGTTTGCAGGGGGAGCTTGTGGATATGGAAACTTGTTTAATAGCGGGTACGGGACCGACACCGTTGCGTTGAGCTCGACACTGTTCAATGCTGGGTATGGGTGTGGGACTTGTTATCAGATACGATGCGTACAATCTAGCGCATGCTATGGAGGGTCCCCATTCACGACCGTGACCGCTACGAACCTTTGCCCACCCAATTGGTCCGAGGACTCCAATGCAGGTGGCTGGTGCAACCCCCCACGTATGCACTTCGATATGGCTAAGCCCGCTTTCATGAAGATCGCCGATTGGAAGGCTGGCATTGTGCCGGTCATGTATCGACGGTAATGGTCTCTTGATTTTCATTATATAGCTTTGCTAGCCCACATGAAGCTCTCCACAGGCACCACCACACAAGCCAAATGCATGTAAATTATCTTACCAGTATCAAAGAGGCCAcaaatgtaaattgaatgtggaccattggcgaCGTTTTCCGACCGTCGTGTAGCAAGCCCAATGAATTGGATGTCCCGATCTTCAACTGCACGGCACAGCTGAAATGGGTCGCGTGTAGAGGTAGATGGGGGCTTAGCAAATAGCAATGTTCTTCCATTCCACCATCCATCAATGGCTCATCACAGCTTTGCACGTTGTTTTGTAGGGtcccatgcatcaaggtaggtGGGATTCAGTTCTCATTCCAAGGAAATGGGTATTGGCTGCTGGTGTACGTGATGAACGTTGGAGGAGGTGGGGACATAGGGAGCATTTGGGTGAAGGGAAGCAGAACAGATTGGATAAGCATGTCCCACAACTGGGGTGCATCATATCAGGCATTTTCAACCCTTGGGGGACAATCTCTTTCATTCAAGATCACCTCTTACACCACCAGAGAGACTATTATGGCTTGGGATGTAGCTCCTGCTAACTGGCAAGTGGGCTTGTCATACAAGGCTTCTGTTAATTTTCACTAGAACATGAAAAGGAAAATCTCCTTTTGAAGGGCTATTTCTGTTTTTTCTTAGCCTTTGAGGATTGTTTGTGTGaggaatttctttcttttttttcttttttttttcccgtctTTGGTTCTTCATCTAATGGAAATTTGAATTTTCTACCTGCTATTGTGGTCTCAGTTGTTGAAAAACTATGAAATACGTGATTGAATTTACTCTAATTTCAGCACTCAAAAGCATTAATCTAGTAAGGGAAAGATATATGTTAAATACTAGTATTGTTAACTACAGATGGCACACATTAAAGAGATCCAAAGCGTGAATTTGTTGGGACATGTTGTCGACAGGAAACTCGTTGAGATGGAGCTTGCTTGTAACCAACCTATGTAATGGTCTATTTACATAgcgcctgtgggagttttgtgctctcattgccggtcCAAAGCATTGGATGATCAGAGCATGCTTTAGACCAAATCTTCTAACACAAAACCATTTTTGCTAGATGTAGGAAACTTTTCCTAAGATCTCATGACAGTGATTTACAGTAAAGGGAAAGGAAATCAGACCTCAATAGCTTCAGAAAACCCAAGAGCTGTAAAAATTCTCCTTTTAACCCTCTTCAGAAAGAGTTCAGATGTGCTAGATTCCGAGCAAACCCaatgttaagaacctaaccaatatgccaaaagccCCAAGGCTGATGGAACACATCAAAGTTAGGCTCTTTAAACTGGGACGCTGCAGCATCACTCACTCCGGGCTCTTTTCCAGGTAGCCCTTTCCAGAGCATGGCGGCTGCACTCTGGTTATCTCGGTAGCCCTTTCCACTTGGCAGCTACAATCTGGTTATCCAGGTAGCCCTTTCCATGCCGTGGCGGCTTTCACTTAGGTCCAGGTTGCCCTTTCCACAAGTCACCCTTTCCGTTACTCGAACACATGGCGTGGtgtttgctttgataccaattgttaagaacctaaccaatacgcCGAAAACCTTAGGATTAATGCAATGCATCAAGCTAGGCTCTTTAAACCATTGGGATCGCAACACCCAACAATTGGGAGGCATGCTCATGGATGGGCCAATCACCAAAAACATGCATTAATTGGATGTTTTTGGCCATCAGATCTCTAGAATATTTTCTTAACTTATACTCTAAGACATTTTTTGACAATCTAAAAAAGGTGATTAACATTGTGGTTTTCAAACAATGGGTCATCCAAGAGATGGTCCACTAAAGGGATCTTCTAGATCGATCACCACGTGCACTAGTGAACAGATTGTAGGATCACTATTATTTTATTAAATGCAATGCACACACCCACCGGGTGACTCCTTTAAGCCAAAGAGGAGCATTGTTCCTTTAgagataaaaattaaaataaccttGAAAATGTCTAAAAAGGAGAAATGTGAATGGGGAAAATTGAAAGTCTGTGCGGAAGAGTGAGCTCTCAAGATCTTATGGTTTACACAATATGGGACCTCCACAAAACCAaggatgaacagtttagatctaGCGGTCTACCTAACCACTACTAGAGCAGATGCGTCTAATCACCCTTCTAattctacggtatagatggcTTTGGATTACGATTTATGGCTTAGATCACTCAAAGGACAAGCTAGATAGACAAATATCAATCTCTCAATTTTCTCTTTTTACTCTCGTTATTGCTTGATGTGTCATTCACGAGAGAACTTCTTCCCCATTTATAGGAAAGGAtgaggagtttggatgagaccataaaTTATCCGGTCTTATCCTTATCCTTATCTCATCATCTAAATCTTTATTTAAAGTTGAATttaaacaaacaaaagaaaaaatgattataaaaaaaGAAGCTAAACCTCAtgagacccacccactagtgattgctcacaagtgggccccactagcctaTGTCCAACAAAAataccctgaaaaaaaaaaagtttgaaactACCCTTTAGGTCCCAGGAACTTCCCACAGTTCATCCTGGAATCCTAGACCAAAACATTGGGATGAGATTCTTATTCATTGCTCACTGAAAATCAGAAGAGTGTAATGTCCCACTTTTAAGAGGTGTTTGGCTTGGTAAACTGACACAAGGGCAATCAAGCAAGTTTGTTGCAAGTTCAAGCCGGTGAAAAAGCCATACTGCGGCCTCTGCATCACACCTTGAACAGCAGAGCCTAGATATTGAAGTTATGTCACACCATCATCAAATACATTAATAAATAATTAGACCGTAGTGTATTCAACTTCCTCAGTGGAtgcactaataataataataataaatcttctAATGGTAATCAAGTGGATTCTTGGGAGATTTGGATTCTAGGAGGGCTCAAAGAGAGAGCTGTTTGGACATTAGGACAGTGTAATGCTGGAGGGAGGGGTGGTGATTTTTATTTTGTAATCAGATTTTGGCTAGACAGTTCTCTCTAGTCATTAGAGGTTTTTCTTGTATAGGGGCTGATTGCCCATGTactgttattttcttttttattaattatACCTTCAACTGTCAaattctcaaaaaaagaaaaagaaaaagaaaaaataaaaataaaaataaaaattgctccATTGAACAGAATGCAGCAATCCAATTCAATAAAATGACCAAAGTGGGGTAGGCACCATTCATGAACAGCAACTGATCCCCTGATTGCAACTCTGTTTCAAGTACTCACTGTGGTGTgaatgtgtgggtgtgtgtggggtctGAGTGTCATTACAAATTGAGTGTGCCTCGCCACCCTTTGGGTATCACCACTTTATTGAACAAAATTACTGCAATTCAGtttaattgagcatccaaacacagcacAAATCTCGACTGGAGTACACATATCAAAACATGCTTTTGACCATCTACAGGTGAAACAACTGCACTCAGTAATAGCAGCATACACTCATGTCGTCGCCAATTTCTATAATGCACATCATGAGAATACAACGAATCCGGAAAAAGAAAAAGCACAACTGAAAGAAGATCCTTTGGGAACATTGTGTGTCCATATGAATTTTGAAATTTCGAAGTGGTCATATTTGCATACATACATGCATTCCAACCATTGAAGATCACCTGGGGTAGCCTGCAGGAGGGTAACCTGCTGGAGGGTAGCCTGCTGGAGGGTAGCCTGCTGGAGGGTAGCCTGCGGGAGGGTAGCCTGCCGGAGGGTAGGCCTGAGCCTGAGGTGGTGGTGGATAACCATAAGGTTGCTGCCCATATGATGGCTGAGGTGGGAACCCGACCAGCGGAGGAACAGGCTGATCTATGCGTGACATTTGCTGAATGGGGGGCACTGCCATCACTGACGGTGGTCCAAATTTACCATCTCTTTTATCCATTTCAATCTTGTGCTGTGTCTGCGATACTCCAAAATGATATCAGTTAAGTAGTTAGACAAGATTTGGATACAAATAGTGATTTTATTGTGTACATATGTTGGAATAAGTTCAtacctgcatgcatgcacaaacCCTGAAAAGCAGATGCAAGTGATAGAATCAGTAAGAAGAGCTTTTGAAAAGTGCTCGGTTGCGAATGTTGGGTGTGGGAGGGATGACTTACGAGCAGTAAACGCAGTCAGCCAAACAGGACAGTATCTGGGAAGCATCTTGAAGTTCCTCACTTCCGACAATGCATGCAATAAGGGAAAATATGCATGCGACTTGTTGTAGGCAGAACATGAATCCCTATAGTACACATCCACAAGCAAGGTGATTCATCTCTTTTCAATCCCTGTATAAGATATAACACACacacgcagagagagagagagggagatacaaTGATGCAGTTATCGCACTGTGTTGTCTGTATATTGAACTCATCTTGCAATAAGAAGCGAGTAGAGGCGACCGAGTTTCCAAAGCAGAGAAACACCTGGAAAATTGAATTGAATAAAGTCATGTGTAAAAATGGAGAATTAGTTTAATAAAGGgcaatacaaaatatcaaatgcAGCACACAAAGCATCCTCTAGCCACGTTGCTGGTGTCTCCTTGAATTTTTTTCCCCTACTGCGTAAATCAAGGCCACTGAACGCTAGTTGCACTGGGCTGTTGAGTGCTAGGCATTGATAGTTGTTTGCAAAGGGCCATTATTCACTGGTTTCATCACTGGTTGTGTGGGCCCGTGTATGATTGATTCGGTCATTGATTGTTAGACATTGATTGCTGTGTGGTACACGTTCTTGCTGTGTGAAGCTTGTGATTTACCTTAAGCATATTGGTATTCCTTCTTTGATCTTCTCATTGTCCCTTTCTATTCAATTGATTAGAAAGAGAGCCTACATCAATTATATATTGTTGTCATTTCAAGGATGATGTCTCAAATGACGGAAGTGAAAACCGACATTCAACAGATACCCTCTACGAACTTACGAGGGGTGAGCAATTACCGCCCCTAGGCATGCTCAGTTCAGATTTTCCTGGCCtccaaaagaaaattaaagtatCTATCTGAGAGTGGACCTTTGGACGATTCAAATTCTCAATCTAAATGGAAGGAAGACGACTATCAAGTGATAAACTAGCTCTTCCACAGCATGGAGGAGCATGTCTATCACACAGTCATGTATGGTGATAGCTCGAAGGAAATATGACTTAATCTTCAGGAACTGTACTCCAACCAAAATAATATCGACCGTTTATATGATATTTTTTTGGGAATTTTAGACCATGAGGCAGGGGGACAATTTCAATGACCATTGTGCCAAGTTTCGAGGACTTGTTGATGAGTGGAAGTTATATCATCCCTTTACCCAAGATATTGCGACTTAGCAATGCCAGAGAGGAGAGATTTGTGTAGCCCTTTTTCTTGCAACGGTCTAGCCCTACTTGGATCCCGTTAAGGCTCAAGTTTTGGCAAGCAACAAGACACCAACCTTGTCTGAGGTGTTTCTGGTATGCTAGGGGTCCTGATTCCTTCAGATTCTTCATCATCTCACCATTCTAATGACAACAGTGCCCTAGTCTCAAATAGCACCAACACTTGTGGTGGCCAACCACCATGGCACAGGGGATGTACCGGCAATAGAGGACGTGGAAGGATTCTCTCCAGTGATAGTTCCCTATCTCTTTCAAGACAGAAATGCTACAAAAGAAACTCTCATTGGGAGTGTTGAGTGTTGTTGCAAGAAAGCACTTCTCTAAAACATTCCCTAGAATGCAAGCTTCCCTTTGCATGTACTAAGATGTTGATAAAAGGAAAATCAGCAGTACTTTAGGTAGGGTAACAAAGACCCTTTTTTATAGGTTAAGACATGATTCTATAAAGCAATTTTGGATAaaccttcaatttttttttcttttggaggACAAATATGTGGGCTAACCATCAACTCTGATACAAATAGGAGAGGAAATGGGATTTTCTGATCATATTTTAATTCACTCATACCTGCTCTTTAACATACTACTGCTAGCCAATTGTGAAACCATTACACATATTACCGTTCAAAAAACTAGCATGCACCCACGTGCACAAACATACAcacacaaaaagaagaagaagaggaagaagaaggaaaaaaaaaaaacaaagaaaatcatACCTCAGTGCAAAGACACAATTCAGGGCATCGACTTTCTCCACACCTACCACTACATGGCAGGTACCCAGCGCAACATACGTATCTACCATAAACAACAAACAAACTTTAGACATTCATAAACTAGAgagttgaaggaaaaataaaataataattacctTGACATGTCATTGTAAAGAGCTCGTTTCCGGAGCAGGTATGATACACATGGCCCACTACAATGAAATCATATGTATTAGATAGTGCTTAAAGTGAAGAATGAATAATCATACTCTTTTGATATTTCATGTAGCAGGACCAACAAAACCAGAAGGTTCCAGATATCGCCATCTTGTCAGCAAGAAATAAGATAATGTGCTAGATGAATAAATTTAAGAAAAAGTTAAAAGGTACTTAGCCTTGAATTGGAAATTTGGTAATTTGCAATCATCGATTCATAATGTTTAGTAACTATGAGTCGAAGATTCATGATGCTTCATAAGTTGTTGTAGCTTGAAAAATACATGTTGTAATTCACAACATCAATTAGGCTTCACACTCTAAAGTTCGTTGCTAGACAGTTACACATTTCTGTTCAATCCTATTGAAGAAGCTTCAATACCATCGAGAAAGCTTCAATGggagttcaatgccatcgaagtgacATCAAAGGTGCGAGCGATTGCGTAAATTCAGAGTTGGTTTGAAGTCGGTGCGAATCAAGTCTAcataaagggatgttttaggcTTTCTTAGATACAAATTAGGGTAGGAGGAGTAGAGCAAAGAGTTGTGGAACTTCACGGAGTCCTCTCTCTTGTCTAATCCTTTGGTTCTAGTTAGTTGTTATGTtttcttttgaagttttagttcaatcatgtctttgattggctaatctcctagctagagctaagaggtgaagctgtagttcttcttaatgtttagtttactttgattcatgttttttatttggatgttgaacaattcattaatgattggtttgaatgaagatttattgGTTTCTCCTTTTCCTTCCCACATCTCAAGTCAACCTGCATCTGACTCCACACATGCTAAGGATCAACGACacacttttatattttttttgcaatCCATTTCTTCTACCTACattcacttttatttttttatttgcctACCCAGGGGCTAAACCCTACATAATAAGGCTAAAT
Coding sequences:
- the LOC131250136 gene encoding expansin-A7; the protein is MVCVHATHCTVHSSSKNMPSSCWSWTLALFLMCSIMTIKSTVAVSVFRPSAWSLAHATFYGDETASQTMGGACGYGNLFNSGYGTDTVALSSTLFNAGYGCGTCYQIRCVQSSACYGGSPFTTVTATNLCPPNWSEDSNAGGWCNPPRMHFDMAKPAFMKIADWKAGIVPVMYRRVPCIKVGGIQFSFQGNGYWLLVYVMNVGGGGDIGSIWVKGSRTDWISMSHNWGASYQAFSTLGGQSLSFKITSYTTRETIMAWDVAPANWQVGLSYKASVNFH
- the LOC131249079 gene encoding uncharacterized protein LOC131249079; its protein translation is MASQTRAEKMQMRQGYRNLWHTDLMSSITADFPYCCFALWCGPCVSYLLRKRALYNDMSRYVCCAGYLPCSGRCGESRCPELCLCTEVFLCFGNSVASTRFLLQDEFNIQTTQCDNCIIGFMFCLQQVACIFSLIACIVGSEELQDASQILSCLADCVYCSVCACMQTQHKIEMDKRDGKFGPPSVMAVPPIQQMSRIDQPVPPLVGFPPQPSYGQQPYGYPPPPQAQAYPPAGYPPAGYPPAGYPPAGYPPAGYPPAGYPR